TGTCAATTTAACCATCAGCCACCATGCTGCTCTCTCCAAAAGGGAATTACTCTTCATCAAACTtgatcaagtccaagcaatgcttgaacCTTGATCTAGGAAATGACTTGGTAAACACATCCGCCGGATTCTCTTTCAATGCCACTTTTTCCACGCACcacaatctcttttgattcaatcATGTCTCTAACAAAGTGCAAGTGAATGTCAATGTGCTTAGTCCCCTCATGATACACTTGATGATTAGCCAATTAAGTGAATGACACTttgactatcacaatgtatcttcacacatTCTTGAGTAATTCCTAACTCACCAATCATACCTTTCAACCATATGGCCTCTTTCACCCCTTCAACAAGGGAAATGTACGCCCCTTGAGTTGTTGATAATGCCACCAcggattgaaaaaaaaaaaaaaaagctgagAACCTCAAATCTGAAGAGAAGAGAAGCTAACCTTGAAGAGCTTGAGAAATGGTACAAATTTTTGGAAGAAATTGATTGAAGAGTTTGAGAAATTGattgtgaaattgattttaGGGTTATGGAAGAGTAAAGATGGTTATGAGAGGAAGCATTACACACGAGGGAAATTTTGATGTGGATACGCGGGATATaaaattttcacaaaatattaGCCGTCGGAAATCTGTCTCAAAATTTCACAGTTTTGGGACGGATgagtttttttaaggaaattcgTGCGAAATTTGTCGAAAAAAAACTTTGTTGGAACATGTCATAAAAGTTTCACACGATTTTGGGACGGATTTGAGACGAAAATTTCGCTCATTTAAAACCGAAAAcagtttttttagtagtgttcTTACTCACAATCACTGCAGAACTGATACAAATTAAGGGTTTCTGACTCACAATCACAAAGCACCGATACAACTTAATGGTTTATTTGaggaaaatttataaaatattctgATATTACTAACTCACTAACGGTTTTATTGATAGTTAATTAGTTTACCGGTTGTATAACTGAATAACGATTCACTAACAATAACAAGCTGAATAATTGGATTACTgtcaaatttgcttatataCTTTTCTTTCATTTGGGATAACGAACATTGTATTTGATAATATTTTGTGAAGCTAATTCAAGTCATCTTTCATTGTAATTCTGCAGCAGAAATTGATGCTATAAATTACTCTATTGTATATGCCCAAAATGTAACTAACAAAAATACAGTTAGTAAGTGACATATATATgcaactaactaactaactaaaatACCGTTAGTCAGTTTATTGAAGCTCTGACACACTATATAATCAAATCCAAGATACCATTGAATTCTTGAGAAATCACACCATGGATCATAACAACTCTCCACCGCCACAACAAACTTCATCTGAACAACAATCACTGCCACCAAACAACTCTCCACTGCCACAATCACCGACGCACTTACCTACGTCTCAGCATCAACCATCACCAGCCACCATGTCGCAGCATCAACCATCACCAGCCGCCACGTCGCAGCATCAACCATCACCAGCCACCATGTCGCAGCATCAACCATCACCAGCCGCCACGTCGCAGCTGCAACAACCACCTGGCTCTCCTTTGCTATCACCCCAATACTCTTCAACACAGCCACAACCATCACCTGAAAACTCTCCACTAAAGCGAAAACATCCACTCCAAGATCCTCAGCCATCATCACCAAAGCGACATCTTTCAATCCAAGAACCACCGCCAGGAAGTTCACAGTCACAAGGACAAATCATCAGCATCACCGCCGCATACATTTCATCGAGCTCATCAGACCCTTTACCGGTCTCATCAGACAATTCATTGAACTCCTCAGACCCTTCACCCGTCGCGTCATCAGACCCTTCACCCGTCTCATCGGGATCTCCACCGGATACATTAGAATCATCAGCAAGTAATAATCCCTCTGTTACTCCGTCACCATGACAGATGCAAATACCACCTCCGAGTCCGGTTAGTAGTTTTCATCATCATTGGACTCATCAGAACATTCTTGATGAATTCTTTTATTAAGGGATACTTTGTTTTGGCTTTCTGATTTATATATTGATCAAGTTTAATTAATTCTAGAATCTTAATGAAGAGAATTTACTTTCATgttattgaaatgaaattaaggTGATAGTTAAAGTTTAATTAATCTCCATGCATGCATGAGTTATTGAAATTTACGTTATTGGGATCAAATTGGTAACAAAGAATATTAACTCATTATTCAGTGTTTCATTCATTAGTAtgctattttaattaaaaaatattatgattctTGTTTCAGGTCCCCAAATATATTTGTGTGAAGCTGGAACTCGTTATTCATTGTTTTGCATATGGAGAATATTTCTTGAGTGACTTTGTAggttttcttttataataataataatgcattTCTGGTTCAAATTAGGGTTATACTTGAAACCTTATTTTTGGGTTAAGTGATATATGCTTCTAATGACCATGGTATGGAGACATATGCTTCCAATTATCTGTTCATTAGAAGGGttatgttgattttaataaaatgcACCATTCTAGATTGATATATGTATGTTTCTTCATATTAATTGTATGCTTCTAGTTTATTAATTTTGCTTTGAGTTTTGGCTGAAATTAAAGGATACTTgaaactatttttcttttcttattgggtgaaattgtttggatttttcttttctaattaaCTTTTCATTAGAAGGGCTATGTTGATAAGAAtcataaaaattgtttcatGCACACCAATTTTCCCTAAGAATCATAAAAATTGTTTGGAAATGGTGAATTCACTTGGGTAAATGGTTCATTTAAATCATGCTCAAAATTATGTGATTGTAGTTAATCATGTAGTTGAATTTATCACAATATTTATCCTAATTGAAATGGCTGTATCGCTTTCGAAATTTTTGAGAGCTTCAGCTTGATTTCTTTCGCTTATTTAATAAAGgacttcatatttaaaaaagaaaaaaggttcATCCTTTTTTGGTAGAAACAGATCCCTTGTACATAATCagctaaaaagaaaaaaagaaaagaaaaaaaaaaggttactACAGGCTtctccaaaagaaaaagaaagcgATATTTCTATCATATCCACTAAAAATGTAActaatatgtaatattttattttgttgtcaAAAAGAATAATGTAAATTTGAGCAAAGGGAAAGGAATTAAGGGATTGCTTGATCATCTTCAATCACTCCTCATTCTTGAAGTTGCATATCAAGTTTTTATGTCTTTGATTACATCATGGATGATTAAATACGCCtgaaacaacaataattaaaCTTCACCATCATccaattctttttatttatatatataataaataaatatattagaaataaagaatgaacaaaagaaaatgaactcACGTACCACGTAACTCATATATATAACACAAGAAGTTACGGCTAAGGCTATACAGATGTAATCTTTTATATTTGATGCCTTCGATGAATATGATGCATCAGATGGTGATGTTGATCGTGATCTAGATGGTGTTATCCACGTTGAAGAGCGATATCGTGGTGGGATGAAACTTTGTTCCATATTAGAATGGGATGATCGTGGTGTTTCCGACGAATATGGTGTAATAGAATAATATGGTGGTCGTGCTGGCTGCGATGAAGAAGATCGTTGAAAAGAATAGTGTGGTGGTTGCGACAAAAATGATGGTCGACTAAAATGATATGGTGGTCGTGGTGGCTGCTGCGACGAATATGATGGTGCAATAAATTGATATGGTGGTTGTGGTCGCTGCGTTGAAAATGGTGCATTGGATTGGGATGGTAGCTGCGGTGTAGATAGTGTTCGATGGAATAAATATTGTGGTGGTGGTCGTGGCTGTGATAAAGATGCGGGTGGTGGTGGATCCGATGAAGATGTTGGTTGTTTGTGAGCCATAGTGACTTTCAATGTGATATGATTTAAAATAGCATATGTCACAATACACTTAGAAAAATAGAATCGGTTGAGGAATGGGTACAAATGGCAATTGATCCACACTATTAGGAAGTGAGACGAAGCAAGTGAGAGAGCGCTGCTAAGTTAAATATTCCTACGTAACTATATGGGGAATATTTGCTATAGGATGGTCGATGCACTaaaacgaaaagaaaaaaagatcacagaaaaaaaaaatcaaaatggtgAAGACATATTAaggttaaaataaataaaattttcaacaatTATTCCCActtcaaataataaataaaaacaaaaacttgtaCTCAATTATTCAAACATGATAAAtactaaaagaagaaaaaaaacataaacacttAAGAGTGTTTTGCTAGGAGGATATGGTAAGATCCCCACTTGTTTCTTGAGGAATATCGTTGTGGCTATTTGAAGATGAGTTTTCAGCTGAGGGTGTTGACATCATAaacttgttgttgtttttatttttattatatatatatatatatatatatatattataaataattttaaatctttaaaattattttaaagaataGTATAAGGAcaaaaattgtaagaaaaaaatgcaagaacaatttttattatgttgtttcattatgtaattatttacttctaaaatatattttttttctccctaAACCAGGAGAAAGAACAAATATCAAAGGGAAGCAACGACATCCTAACTAGGTTGGTACCTTGATGAACCCCCATCATCTACCGCCAatctcaaaatattattaaaaaaaaggagggAAAGATACAAGAGGGGGGACtaaaccaaaaccctcaaaaaaacagaagaaaaaaagaaatagaaaaacaGCAACCGCCTACGGAAACCTATACCGAGGTAGAACACAACGGTCCGAATAAAACTCCGCCTGTAAATCAGGAGGTAAAACTAACAACCACACATCCCCATCAACCGAGTGACCCATAGAAGCCAACCTATCAGCACAACAATTACCTTTACGGAAAATATAAGAGGAAATAACCTGAATTCCAAGAGAACATCCATTATACCCAACGACTGCGAAGCAAAACCGGCACCAACGACATATTATATTCTTGAAAACTAAAATAGCGCTAGTAGAGTCACTCTCTAACCATATGTTCGTCCACCATTATGGGCAGCATACTCCATATCCCGAATAAAATCATGCACTTCAGCCGTAAAAATAGAGCAACTACCCAAATTACAGGTAAAGGCATGAAGGAAAGTACCTAAATGATCCCGAAACAATCCGCCACAAGCACCATGATTACCAATGACAAAGCCGTCGGTGTTAACCTTTAACAAAGGAACCGAGGGAGCCTTCCAAAACACCAAGACCACCTCTCTAATTTGACGATTATGATGAGAAACAAAGAACAAGTCATATAGCGGAGCATCTGAGTCAATACACTTACCAGTGGACAAGAAACCACTCATACCAATCAAGGA
Above is a genomic segment from Medicago truncatula cultivar Jemalong A17 chromosome 5, MtrunA17r5.0-ANR, whole genome shotgun sequence containing:
- the LOC112422070 gene encoding proline-rich receptor-like protein kinase PERK10 produces the protein MDHNNSPPPQQTSSEQQSLPPNNSPLPQSPTHLPTSQHQPSPATMSQHQPSPAATSQHQPSPATMSQHQPSPAATSQLQQPPGSPLLSPQYSSTQPQPSPENSPLKRKHPLQDPQPSSPKRHLSIQEPPPGSSQSQGQIISITAAYISSSSSDPLPVSSDNSLNSSDPSPVASSDPSPVSSGSPPDTLESSASNNPSVTPSP
- the LOC11435821 gene encoding uncharacterized protein, which translates into the protein MPLFTCCIRYGGIGIQFSSNSITIHVVQVRVHSLIGMSGFLSTGKCIDSDAPLYDLFFVSHHNRQIREVVLVFWKAPSVPLLKVNTDGFVIGNHGACGGLFRDHLGTFLHAFTCNLGSCSIFTAEVHDFIRDMEYAAHNGGRTYVVGYNGCSLGIQVISSYIFRKGNCCADRLASMGHSVDGDVWLLVLPPDLQAEFYSDRCVLPRYRFP